One bacterium genomic window carries:
- a CDS encoding uracil-DNA glycosylase family protein, which translates to MSVKLNRLLKEIRACNVCEASLPLGPRPILSAKPTAKILIIGQAPGAKVHASGIPWDDASGDRLRDWMGITREIFYDASVIALVPMGFCYPGKGNSGDLPPRQECAPLWHRKVLELLPQIRLTLLIGQFAQNYYLSGRVKKTLTDTVRAFKEYRPKYFPLVHPSPRNQIWMKKNPWFEKAVIRELKKSVASIL; encoded by the coding sequence ATGTCTGTCAAACTCAACCGTTTGCTGAAAGAAATTCGTGCGTGCAACGTGTGTGAGGCGTCTTTGCCGCTGGGTCCTCGGCCGATCCTGAGCGCGAAACCGACGGCTAAAATTCTGATCATCGGACAGGCGCCGGGTGCAAAAGTTCATGCCAGCGGTATTCCGTGGGACGACGCCAGCGGCGACCGGCTGCGCGATTGGATGGGCATTACACGGGAGATCTTTTATGACGCTTCGGTCATCGCCTTAGTCCCGATGGGATTTTGTTATCCCGGCAAAGGAAATTCCGGCGACCTTCCTCCGCGCCAGGAATGCGCGCCGCTCTGGCACCGGAAAGTTTTAGAACTGCTCCCGCAGATCAGACTCACCTTACTGATCGGACAATTTGCACAAAATTATTACCTGTCCGGCCGCGTCAAAAAAACTTTAACCGATACGGTCAGGGCGTTCAAAGAATACCGGCCGAAATACTTTCCTTTGGTTCATCCTTCCCCGCGCAACCAGATATGGATGAAAAAAAATCCGTGGTTTGAAAAGGCCGTGATCCGGGAATTAAAAAAATCGGTTGCTTCGATTCTGTAG
- a CDS encoding zinc-dependent metalloprotease, translated as MRKLFFLFLCVWTTVAHTQNSLPTIAAKTTGMKKYSGFFNFYWEDSSGKIWLEIEKFDSEFLYMNSLPAGLGSNDIGLDRGQIGSRRIVYFNRVGPKVLLVQPNYGYRAITSDQNEQRAVKESFAQSVLWGFKIEAAEGNKVLVDATEFFLRDAHDVIGSLRQTKQGTYRFDASRSAMYLPQTKSFPKNSEFETTVTFTGGDDAGDFVSQVAPTVQAITLRQHHSFIELPDDQFSPRIYDQRAGFFAQSFFNYSSPIGESLITRFIARHRLKKKNPNDAISEAVKPIIYYVDNTTPEPVRSALLEGASWWNQAFEAAGYKNAFQVKILPEDADPMDVRYNVIQWVHRSTRGWSYGDAITDPRTGEIIKGHVTLGSLRVRQDYLIAQGLLAPFEEGKAVPKDILEMALARIRQLSAHEVGHTLGLEHNFGASYNNRASVMDYPHPKIKINADGSIDLSDAYATGIGEWDKVAIEYGYQDFPSTADVKSSLNTILTKAAAKGLLYITDPDARMQGAAHPYAHLWDNGTDPIAELKNVMTIRAKALSNFSEKAVPIGTPMSALEDVLVPIYNFHRYQLEAVSKMVGGLNYSYAVRGDNQIITAIVKRDDQQKALDAMLDCLNPGSLTMSESILKIIPPRLYVFYPTREIFTKRTGITFDAVAPAEALANFTVSLLLQPNRAERLVEYHARDNNLGLDEVISRLIEKTWKAKRETGLNSQVQLATEQIVLTRLFALAQNEKTSYQVRAIVSQALKNLNEFIDVQKTKTKDTTYLAHLQFAAERIKNPEKISGASTFDLPPGAPIGTFECESESFDF; from the coding sequence ATGAGAAAGCTTTTTTTTCTTTTTTTATGCGTTTGGACGACCGTGGCGCACACGCAGAATTCCCTGCCGACCATTGCCGCCAAAACAACCGGCATGAAAAAATACAGCGGGTTTTTCAATTTTTATTGGGAAGATTCTTCCGGAAAAATCTGGCTCGAAATTGAAAAGTTTGACAGCGAATTTTTATATATGAATTCTTTGCCGGCAGGGCTCGGATCGAACGATATCGGGCTGGATCGCGGCCAGATCGGTTCCCGGCGAATTGTCTATTTCAATCGCGTCGGGCCGAAAGTATTGCTCGTCCAACCGAATTACGGTTACCGCGCGATCACATCCGATCAAAACGAACAACGCGCCGTGAAAGAATCGTTCGCCCAATCCGTGTTATGGGGATTTAAAATCGAAGCGGCGGAAGGGAATAAGGTTCTTGTGGACGCAACCGAATTTTTTCTACGCGACGCTCATGACGTGATCGGCAGTTTGCGGCAAACCAAACAAGGTACGTATCGGTTTGACGCTTCGCGCTCAGCAATGTATTTACCTCAAACCAAAAGCTTTCCAAAAAATTCAGAATTTGAAACGACGGTGACGTTTACCGGCGGCGACGACGCCGGCGATTTTGTTTCACAGGTTGCGCCGACGGTTCAGGCAATCACGCTCCGCCAGCACCATTCTTTTATCGAATTGCCGGACGATCAATTTTCGCCGCGCATCTACGATCAACGCGCGGGATTTTTTGCGCAATCGTTTTTCAACTACAGTTCGCCGATCGGTGAATCATTGATTACGCGATTCATTGCACGTCACCGCCTCAAAAAGAAAAACCCGAACGATGCGATATCGGAAGCGGTCAAACCGATCATTTATTACGTCGATAATACGACGCCGGAACCGGTCCGGTCGGCTTTACTCGAAGGCGCATCGTGGTGGAATCAGGCTTTTGAAGCCGCCGGCTACAAAAATGCTTTCCAGGTTAAAATTTTACCCGAAGACGCCGACCCTATGGATGTTCGCTACAATGTGATCCAGTGGGTTCACCGCTCAACCCGCGGCTGGTCGTACGGCGATGCGATCACCGATCCTCGCACCGGTGAAATTATCAAAGGTCATGTGACACTCGGATCGCTGCGTGTGCGTCAGGATTATCTGATCGCGCAGGGATTACTCGCGCCTTTTGAAGAAGGAAAAGCAGTTCCGAAAGATATTCTGGAAATGGCGCTCGCACGAATCCGCCAGTTATCGGCACATGAAGTTGGGCACACGCTCGGATTAGAACACAATTTCGGCGCGAGTTACAATAACCGCGCGTCCGTCATGGATTATCCGCACCCGAAAATCAAAATCAACGCCGACGGTTCTATTGATTTGTCCGACGCGTATGCCACGGGTATTGGTGAATGGGATAAGGTTGCGATCGAGTATGGTTATCAGGATTTTCCATCGACGGCTGACGTAAAATCTTCACTCAATACTATTCTGACAAAAGCCGCAGCCAAAGGACTTTTGTACATCACCGATCCGGACGCACGCATGCAAGGCGCGGCTCACCCGTACGCACATTTGTGGGACAACGGCACGGATCCGATTGCCGAACTCAAAAACGTCATGACCATTCGCGCCAAAGCGTTGTCCAATTTTTCAGAAAAAGCCGTTCCTATCGGTACTCCGATGAGCGCGTTGGAAGATGTTTTAGTTCCGATATATAATTTTCATCGGTATCAACTTGAAGCGGTCTCGAAGATGGTCGGTGGGCTCAATTATTCGTACGCCGTGCGCGGTGATAATCAGATCATCACGGCGATCGTGAAGCGCGACGACCAGCAAAAAGCTTTGGACGCGATGCTGGACTGTCTTAATCCGGGTTCGCTGACCATGTCAGAATCCATCCTGAAGATCATTCCTCCGCGATTGTATGTATTCTATCCGACGCGCGAAATTTTCACAAAAAGAACAGGAATTACGTTTGACGCCGTCGCACCGGCTGAAGCGCTCGCGAATTTCACTGTATCCCTTTTACTTCAGCCCAACCGCGCCGAACGCCTCGTCGAGTATCATGCCCGGGATAATAATCTCGGTCTCGACGAAGTCATCAGCCGATTGATCGAGAAAACATGGAAAGCAAAGCGCGAAACCGGTTTGAACTCACAAGTGCAGTTGGCCACCGAACAAATCGTTTTGACGCGGCTTTTCGCGCTTGCACAAAATGAAAAAACATCGTACCAGGTCCGCGCCATCGTTTCCCAGGCTCTTAAAAACCTGAACGAATTTATTGACGTTCAAAAAACAAAGACGAAAGACACGACGTATCTGGCTCATTTACAATTTGCGGCCGAGCGGATTAAAAATCCGGAGAAAATATCCGGCGCTTCAACATTCGATTTGCCGCCCGGCGCACCTATCGGAACATTTGAATGCGAGTCTGAGTCGTTCGATTTTTAA
- a CDS encoding AraC family transcriptional regulator: protein MNSELTLQHGFDVYSIIGIIGIVQGFFFSVVLLTNIRHNHRANIYLGLCLLSISIGLIDIILIHTGYYLEYPWFLGVTNPVDTLYGPLFYFYVCALTSADFSWSKKKLLHLIPTALMTLLTVLIVLVPIEEKYKALTDFYEKRLATNTAFEIDWGDLIFDSLIYFQCLTYLILVFKRIARYEAEILENFSSTDRLSLRWLKLCLGVLLSLWTIWFLLGVFDQYDRYVIYLPVIASPFIYGMGYYGLKQPELFHFPSEKKKYESSSLTSDQSQNYLNRILELMENEKLYCDPELSLNTLAEKISIPDRYVSQIINEQRNQNFFDFINNYRINEAKKLLISDAHQHLTILAIAFDCGFNSKSAFNAAFKKYTGLTPSAYKKSLPQAS, encoded by the coding sequence ATGAACAGCGAATTAACACTGCAGCACGGTTTTGATGTCTACTCGATTATCGGAATTATTGGTATTGTTCAGGGATTTTTTTTCTCTGTCGTTTTACTGACTAACATTCGTCACAACCACCGAGCCAATATTTACCTCGGCTTATGCCTTTTGAGTATTTCAATCGGTTTGATCGATATTATTCTGATTCATACCGGTTATTATTTGGAATACCCGTGGTTTTTGGGAGTGACAAACCCGGTCGATACTTTATACGGGCCTTTGTTTTATTTTTATGTCTGTGCGCTCACCTCGGCGGATTTTTCTTGGTCAAAAAAGAAGCTGTTACATCTTATTCCTACCGCCCTGATGACGCTATTGACTGTTTTGATTGTTTTGGTTCCCATCGAAGAAAAATATAAAGCGTTGACGGATTTTTATGAAAAACGGCTCGCGACGAACACAGCGTTTGAAATAGATTGGGGAGATTTGATTTTTGATTCGCTGATCTATTTTCAATGTTTGACTTACTTGATTTTAGTTTTCAAAAGAATTGCTCGTTACGAAGCGGAGATCCTTGAAAATTTTTCATCGACCGATCGATTGAGTTTGCGATGGCTCAAATTGTGTCTTGGCGTTTTGTTGTCATTGTGGACGATCTGGTTTCTTTTGGGTGTTTTCGATCAGTATGACCGGTATGTCATTTATCTGCCCGTCATCGCTTCACCATTTATATATGGCATGGGTTACTACGGTTTGAAGCAGCCCGAGCTTTTTCATTTTCCATCCGAAAAGAAAAAATATGAAAGTTCGTCGCTCACCTCCGATCAATCTCAAAATTATCTTAATCGAATATTAGAATTGATGGAAAATGAGAAACTCTATTGTGATCCGGAATTAAGTTTAAATACGTTGGCTGAGAAGATTTCTATTCCGGATCGTTATGTTTCACAAATCATTAATGAACAACGTAATCAGAATTTTTTCGATTTCATCAATAATTACCGGATCAATGAAGCCAAAAAATTATTGATCTCCGATGCACACCAACATCTTACCATTCTTGCCATTGCGTTTGATTGCGGTTTTAATTCCAAATCGGCATTTAACGCTGCCTTCAAAAAATACACGGGTTTAACCCCTTCTGCGTACAAAAAATCCCTGCCTCAGGCGTCATAA
- a CDS encoding TonB-dependent receptor, with translation MKFLLFLIMTTLSLYGQSESASISGFVYDAGDREALIGANIFIKETLRGASTNLNGYFVIPKIEPGDYTLVCQYIGYKPYNATIHFKAGEQKTLNVYLEGDAIVAEEIVVTADSIPVVERLFRKPISKLELTGIEINQVPQVAESDLLRSLQTLPGISSVSDFSSALYVRGGTSDQNLYMIDGTDVYNPEHAFGLFSTFNTDAIKKVEISKGGFGAEYGGRLSSILNVTNLDGNREEFEGSGSISLLAARTTLQMPLGQFGSLSGSIRRTYFDKTIGQAVDEIPDYYFYDGNIKAFLQLNEKNYLTISGYGGKDVLNFIFNEKSDDKAGFDYNWGNSTGSIRWTRVFSPQLFANFWVTGSRFSSHFAFDDDLNLTEKNTINDITFKGNLEYYGKIWNVKFGFEQKNIQCRYYQSFPGGIFDVPAEPRQYTGYAQTNFKPTRRWDIEMGLRYDLFDTDKKYQSLDPRLSIKYQLNDASNVKFAAGRYHQYLHRVPRPFFVGVWTVSDQYQKGSSSDHFILGYQHQLAETYQFELETYYKNYNHIYQFNQNLATKVIATNKGTDNVTVFESTYGIFDHGKGYSYGFELMAKKEVGVVTGWVGYTFAKTRHKFEDINQEKSFAPRHDRSSTVNSVLTIDLKNAIRRMKGKPTQRDLSRWTIGTNFIFATGQPITVPNSTYFIGHTPDGGVDQHEFPTEINNYRLPAYARLDLSITYEKQFKTWSIAPYLQVFNIGNRKNVWFIEYDDQNQNGTVQRKIKTISMFPLLPTFGVNFKF, from the coding sequence ATGAAGTTCTTGTTGTTTTTAATTATGACCACACTGTCTCTTTACGGCCAATCCGAATCGGCCAGCATCAGCGGATTTGTCTACGATGCCGGTGATCGTGAAGCTCTGATAGGCGCAAATATTTTCATCAAAGAGACTTTGCGGGGTGCTTCGACAAATCTTAACGGATATTTTGTCATTCCCAAAATCGAACCGGGCGATTACACGCTCGTTTGCCAGTATATCGGATATAAGCCTTACAACGCCACTATACATTTTAAAGCGGGCGAACAAAAGACTTTAAATGTTTATCTCGAAGGGGATGCGATTGTCGCGGAGGAAATCGTCGTGACGGCCGATTCGATTCCGGTCGTTGAGCGTCTTTTCAGAAAACCCATTTCCAAACTGGAGCTTACCGGAATTGAAATCAATCAAGTGCCCCAGGTTGCTGAATCCGATTTGCTGCGTTCTTTGCAGACATTACCGGGCATTTCATCCGTATCCGATTTTTCTTCGGCTTTGTATGTTCGGGGCGGAACCTCAGATCAAAATCTGTATATGATTGACGGCACGGACGTGTATAATCCAGAACATGCATTCGGGCTGTTTTCTACTTTCAACACGGACGCCATTAAGAAAGTCGAAATTTCCAAAGGGGGTTTCGGTGCGGAATACGGCGGCCGTTTATCGTCGATTTTAAATGTTACCAACCTGGACGGCAACCGAGAAGAATTCGAAGGCAGCGGTTCCATCAGTTTGCTGGCTGCCCGTACAACATTGCAAATGCCGCTGGGACAATTTGGTTCGCTTTCGGGCTCGATCCGCCGCACATATTTCGATAAAACAATTGGGCAAGCGGTGGACGAAATTCCGGATTACTATTTTTACGACGGCAATATCAAAGCATTTTTGCAATTGAATGAAAAAAATTACCTCACGATCAGCGGCTACGGCGGCAAAGATGTTTTAAATTTCATTTTTAATGAAAAATCCGACGACAAAGCCGGTTTTGATTATAATTGGGGTAATTCGACTGGCAGTATCCGGTGGACTCGAGTTTTTTCTCCGCAGCTATTTGCTAATTTTTGGGTCACGGGCAGCCGTTTTTCATCACATTTCGCATTCGATGATGATTTGAACCTCACTGAAAAAAATACGATCAACGATATCACATTCAAGGGTAATCTTGAATATTATGGAAAAATCTGGAACGTCAAATTCGGTTTTGAACAAAAAAATATTCAGTGCCGTTACTATCAATCTTTTCCCGGTGGAATATTCGATGTTCCGGCCGAGCCTCGTCAATACACCGGATACGCACAGACTAATTTCAAACCCACTCGCCGCTGGGATATTGAAATGGGATTACGGTACGATCTTTTCGACACCGACAAAAAATATCAAAGTCTCGATCCGCGCCTGAGCATAAAATACCAACTTAACGACGCGTCCAACGTTAAATTCGCTGCCGGCCGTTATCATCAGTACTTGCATCGTGTCCCGAGACCGTTTTTCGTCGGCGTGTGGACAGTCTCGGATCAATATCAAAAAGGGTCGTCATCCGATCATTTTATCCTAGGATACCAACATCAGCTCGCTGAAACGTATCAGTTCGAATTGGAAACATATTACAAAAATTACAACCATATTTATCAGTTTAACCAAAATCTCGCCACCAAAGTTATTGCGACGAATAAAGGAACGGATAACGTCACCGTTTTTGAAAGTACGTACGGCATTTTCGATCACGGAAAAGGGTATTCGTACGGTTTCGAACTAATGGCTAAAAAAGAAGTGGGCGTGGTCACGGGATGGGTAGGATATACGTTTGCAAAAACGCGGCACAAATTCGAAGATATTAATCAGGAAAAATCGTTCGCTCCTCGGCATGACCGCAGTTCAACTGTGAATTCCGTGCTTACAATCGATTTGAAAAATGCAATTCGCCGGATGAAAGGAAAACCGACGCAGCGCGACCTTTCACGGTGGACTATCGGCACTAATTTTATTTTTGCAACAGGCCAGCCGATTACCGTTCCGAATTCAACGTATTTTATCGGTCACACTCCGGATGGCGGAGTTGATCAACATGAATTCCCGACGGAAATCAATAACTACCGGTTACCGGCTTATGCTCGATTAGATTTAAGTATTACGTATGAAAAACAATTCAAAACCTGGTCGATTGCGCCGTATCTGCAGGTTTTCAACATCGGTAACCGGAAGAATGTTTGGTTCATTGAATACGATGACCAAAACCAAAACGGGACCGTTCAACGGAAAATCAAAACCATATCGATGTTTCCGCTGCTTCCGACTTTCGGTGTCAATTTCAAATTTTAA
- a CDS encoding DUF4249 domain-containing protein, translating into MKIRILFIAALFAVSCGEGKIDISSQKYEPKIVIEGYLTPQHKVERIHISRNFPLDAVIDPEDIPIADAQVTITDLASMTEYPLTYNVDSSYFEYNGVGLDIGFNKSYRLNVTAVIDGQTLMANSTTTTPQSGFSIIPELSTLDSMVYRKKNSTGQLEFFKVAFNRSPGVDFYLVTMIARNPSVESFIYSPANPFGDVDSSDVVKDMEDYRHDDDDWLMNPNLGPGTTTFDLEWFLMWFYGEYQMTMYACDKNYKDFAITNDDVQEEDGNFHQPVLHINGDGIGVFGSVIADTAYIKVLKQ; encoded by the coding sequence ATGAAAATTAGAATTTTATTTATTGCCGCTTTATTTGCTGTTTCATGTGGCGAAGGAAAAATTGATATAAGTTCACAAAAATACGAACCTAAAATTGTGATCGAAGGATATTTGACGCCGCAGCATAAAGTCGAACGAATTCATATTAGCAGAAACTTTCCGCTGGATGCAGTAATCGATCCCGAAGATATTCCGATTGCCGACGCACAGGTTACGATCACGGACTTAGCATCCATGACAGAATATCCTCTGACATATAATGTTGACTCAAGTTATTTTGAATATAACGGCGTTGGATTGGATATCGGCTTCAACAAAAGTTACCGGCTGAATGTAACCGCGGTTATTGATGGTCAGACTCTAATGGCCAATTCGACTACGACAACGCCTCAAAGCGGATTCAGCATTATCCCGGAATTGTCCACGTTAGACAGTATGGTATACCGCAAGAAAAATTCAACCGGACAACTTGAATTTTTTAAAGTAGCTTTCAACCGTTCTCCGGGAGTAGATTTTTATTTAGTTACGATGATCGCTCGCAATCCGTCGGTTGAGTCATTTATATACTCGCCGGCCAATCCGTTCGGCGATGTGGATTCTTCCGACGTTGTCAAAGATATGGAAGATTACCGTCATGATGATGACGATTGGTTGATGAATCCTAACTTAGGCCCTGGCACGACAACATTCGATCTCGAATGGTTCCTGATGTGGTTCTACGGTGAATACCAGATGACTATGTATGCCTGCGATAAGAATTATAAAGATTTTGCAATTACCAATGATGACGTACAGGAAGAAGACGGTAATTTTCACCAGCCCGTTTTGCATATCAATGGCGATGGAATTGGTGTATTTGGTTCTGTAATCGCTGATACGGCTTACATTAAAGTTCTAAAGCAATGA
- a CDS encoding DEAD/DEAH box helicase yields the protein MSSFRDYAIAPEILKAIDEMGFTEPSEIQAQALPVLLDYTGDFIGQAQTGTGKTAAFGIPLVQKLDKNAKDVQAIILAPTRELAIQISEELKKLSKFKHLKILPIYGGQDIGVQIRTIRQGVQIVVGTPGRVVDHLHRQTLNLSKIQNFVLDEADEMLDMGFLEEIEEILSNIGPQRSIWLFSATLSREIRAIADRFMSDPEEIRIQRKTATTEKTEELYYTVRRNNKFEALCRLIDHTRDMYGIIFCQTKSDTAEVAEKLVQKGFKAEALHGDMSQAQREHVMRKFKSKGLRLLVATDVAARGIDVNDLSHVINYSLPQESESYIHRIGRTGRAGKTGIAITLVSPEEQYKLRRLEGTTRKKIIKSNIPTLEEIMESTIDRTIGEFEEALSNPKGFDRYFNRVDPILKKYSAEQIAQGFVTLLCREILEKYEDDKELNVPDNFGQSSSRHPGRRDQMIELIIDIGQRDNLQTGTLIGRICNIAGIEGRKIGRVFIQDDRTTFKIDPEVADIVIRKLNGVKICGKPVTVQHNDPKFKNLRTLMHKKHSGRRPSFKR from the coding sequence ATGAGTTCGTTTAGAGATTATGCGATTGCTCCTGAGATTTTAAAAGCTATTGACGAAATGGGTTTTACCGAGCCTTCTGAAATTCAGGCTCAGGCATTGCCCGTTTTGCTTGATTATACGGGTGATTTTATAGGACAAGCCCAGACCGGTACCGGTAAAACTGCCGCCTTTGGAATTCCGCTCGTTCAAAAATTGGATAAAAATGCAAAAGATGTTCAAGCGATTATTCTCGCACCTACCCGCGAATTGGCCATTCAAATTTCGGAAGAATTAAAAAAACTATCTAAATTTAAACACCTCAAAATCTTGCCGATTTACGGCGGTCAGGACATCGGGGTACAAATCCGAACCATAAGGCAAGGTGTTCAAATCGTTGTCGGAACGCCGGGCCGCGTGGTCGATCACCTTCATCGGCAAACCTTGAATCTTTCAAAAATTCAGAATTTCGTTCTCGACGAAGCCGATGAAATGCTCGATATGGGTTTCCTGGAAGAAATCGAAGAAATTTTATCGAACATTGGTCCGCAACGAAGCATCTGGCTTTTTTCGGCCACATTAAGTCGCGAAATTCGTGCGATTGCCGATCGTTTCATGAGTGATCCTGAAGAAATCAGGATTCAACGTAAAACGGCTACGACCGAAAAAACCGAAGAGCTGTATTACACCGTCAGAAGAAATAACAAATTCGAAGCCCTCTGTCGTCTTATCGATCATACGCGCGATATGTACGGAATTATTTTTTGCCAGACTAAATCTGATACTGCGGAAGTTGCAGAAAAGCTGGTTCAAAAAGGATTCAAAGCCGAGGCGCTTCACGGTGATATGAGCCAGGCTCAACGCGAACATGTGATGCGTAAATTCAAATCAAAGGGTTTACGCCTGCTCGTCGCCACGGACGTGGCTGCGCGAGGCATTGACGTCAATGATCTGTCACACGTGATCAATTATTCGTTGCCGCAGGAATCGGAAAGTTATATCCACAGAATTGGCCGTACCGGTCGCGCCGGTAAAACCGGAATTGCTATTACACTCGTTTCACCGGAAGAACAATACAAACTTCGCCGGCTTGAAGGAACGACGCGTAAAAAAATCATCAAGTCAAATATCCCGACGCTTGAAGAAATTATGGAGTCGACTATCGACCGAACAATCGGTGAATTTGAAGAAGCTTTATCCAATCCTAAAGGTTTTGACCGCTACTTTAATCGCGTCGATCCTATTCTTAAAAAATATTCGGCCGAACAAATTGCTCAAGGTTTTGTTACATTGCTTTGTCGTGAAATTCTGGAGAAATACGAAGACGACAAAGAACTCAACGTTCCGGATAATTTCGGACAATCGAGTTCACGACATCCCGGCAGACGTGATCAAATGATCGAACTCATCATTGACATCGGTCAGCGTGATAATCTTCAAACCGGAACTTTAATCGGCCGGATATGCAATATCGCCGGGATTGAAGGACGAAAAATTGGCCGCGTTTTTATTCAAGACGACCGCACAACTTTTAAAATTGATCCTGAAGTTGCCGACATCGTCATTCGAAAACTCAATGGCGTAAAAATTTGCGGTAAACCCGTTACGGTACAGCACAACGATCCGAAATTTAAAAATTTGCGTACGCTGATGCATAAGAAACATTCCGGCCGCAGACCATCATTCAAACGTTAG
- a CDS encoding DUF2147 domain-containing protein: MKVLWFCLTLIFSSLSFAGNADDLLGLWLNEEGTAKIEIYKQDGKFFGKIVWLKEPTYTEKDVKDENHPSVKLGAQKVDFKNPDAARQNDPVLGLVILRNFNYDTDDEEWVDGKIYDPKKGSDYKAFMRLENPDKLYLRGYIGFSLIGRTTYWSRTK, translated from the coding sequence ATGAAAGTACTTTGGTTTTGTTTGACGCTCATTTTTTCGTCACTGTCGTTTGCAGGAAATGCCGATGACTTACTCGGGCTTTGGCTTAATGAAGAAGGAACAGCAAAAATCGAAATCTACAAACAGGATGGCAAATTTTTTGGAAAAATTGTCTGGCTCAAAGAGCCTACGTATACAGAAAAAGACGTAAAAGATGAAAATCATCCAAGCGTTAAACTTGGCGCACAAAAAGTAGACTTCAAAAACCCTGACGCAGCGCGCCAGAATGATCCGGTTCTAGGATTGGTTATTTTGCGAAATTTTAATTACGATACTGATGATGAAGAATGGGTTGATGGAAAAATTTACGATCCAAAGAAAGGCTCGGATTACAAAGCTTTTATGAGATTGGAAAATCCGGACAAATTGTATCTCCGAGGCTATATAGGCTTTTCGCTGATCGGACGAACAACTTACTGGTCCAGAACGAAGTAA